The Desulfobulbaceae bacterium genome window below encodes:
- a CDS encoding CxxxxCH/CxxCH domain-containing protein: MFKKSIIVSMALIFFASMASAASVLDAPHNSISDVHCSSCHSYSLWWRYSPINQSLNPSKDTIANNVCSNCHDGSRAEIPLQRTHSSTVIGSSLHGVWESNCIDCHDPHYQGQLAWIDPSTQTYPAELYLVNGTIGTITAGTLTDTTNIAYSNVPPDNQTGDWTDRSRWGNKNANSDFERGLILVVNTGRAENTYQVISANDSVITVKGIINSTDAGKSFGLIYGQLIKKKITTSQGDREVKFFDPNGFTDDTMAVAGICQVCHTETKYYKNDGTGASHNSGACCTQCHLSKEGFKVTCDACHGFPPVNNTAAQPDGLVWLNGKITGSLTAGAHELHAVKYSCSTCHQNSAGSGATHNNGNITLGFSIFNGAYSGGSYDGQSSVAYDSSGGTVITTVGTKTCSAYCHGSTMAPDGGSNTTPVWDNPSTAACGTCHGTTADNPPTLGSHLKHAGSANGGLALSCTFCHYGYEPLHVNNQADFTFDTGTYPWLSDAVYSGDTIMLNIYGSCSNVYCHSNGTGGTTNTGETRSIAANTSPAWGSATSCGSCHGGGDASGRPSYPNGTPKANSHNASAHSYIKCNACHWPLTETGNTIKDSTKHANKLYDIGNSAGTLSYTYNSGGGSCSNIACHDDATWGGPTPTHIAYNECLSCHKGVMDSRRQIVDSNGNGTGTGGDFKKTTHHITTPVAGQVTVKNPTATTAGTGGFTDPANAYALDSIYATCTSDGNTQLYENFGVTLLGDAQIITKVEIGVTGFYTAATTRTSQFIIQISWDGGTTWSGEGVVNLPINTATTQFKDFTWSTTWKNAKLSNSNFKVRVRNYFTSTPATTNHLDWIQVRVTYNSSTAPITNTACLVCHDTLQHMGGTVRLKDADTGAIYAYDPANPTTAENFCLSCHDTNGANGNMSPFADGSTIGVIPYRASKDVKASWQKTYGHKQQGLTCLGNGNPTTGCHSNGHGSDNVGLLSKNLTLPAPGTYYNPLTDEGHYEMCFSCHQNYPRITKEAVLGYRSGGHYDTWGDGQPPYNITDIKTNFRDRYDGSAKNYDDGGFWTGYSNLHYFHAQAGTWAYRDSIQNSGITCIACHNVHGSNTQSGWVYDEMQYNRYTVGEDQYGTMDIPNYSSLRNSPTNCLYNCHSIQGKTYNWFTPANE; the protein is encoded by the coding sequence ATGTTTAAGAAAAGTATTATCGTATCCATGGCCCTGATCTTTTTTGCATCAATGGCTTCGGCAGCCTCTGTCCTTGATGCCCCTCATAATAGCATCAGCGATGTGCATTGTAGTTCCTGTCATAGTTATTCCCTGTGGTGGCGGTATTCGCCAATCAACCAGAGCCTAAACCCGAGCAAAGACACCATAGCCAACAATGTCTGTAGTAACTGTCATGACGGCTCGAGGGCAGAAATACCCTTGCAGCGCACCCACTCCAGCACGGTTATCGGCTCATCGCTGCATGGCGTTTGGGAATCCAATTGTATTGATTGTCACGATCCCCATTATCAAGGCCAATTGGCATGGATTGACCCTAGCACGCAAACCTATCCGGCCGAGCTCTATCTAGTCAACGGCACTATTGGCACGATCACCGCTGGCACTCTCACCGACACCACAAATATCGCCTACAGCAACGTCCCGCCTGACAACCAGACCGGCGACTGGACCGACCGCAGCCGTTGGGGTAATAAAAATGCCAACTCCGATTTTGAGCGAGGTCTGATCTTAGTGGTCAATACCGGTAGGGCCGAAAACACCTACCAGGTTATCAGCGCCAACGATAGCGTTATCACCGTCAAGGGTATCATCAATTCGACTGATGCCGGCAAGTCCTTTGGCCTTATCTATGGTCAGTTGATCAAGAAAAAGATTACCACATCTCAAGGTGACCGAGAGGTGAAGTTTTTTGATCCTAATGGCTTTACAGACGACACTATGGCTGTGGCTGGTATCTGTCAGGTGTGTCACACCGAGACCAAATACTATAAAAATGACGGCACCGGCGCTTCGCACAACAGTGGGGCGTGCTGCACGCAATGTCACCTATCTAAAGAGGGGTTTAAGGTCACATGTGATGCCTGTCACGGTTTTCCGCCTGTAAACAACACGGCTGCCCAGCCTGATGGTCTAGTCTGGCTAAACGGCAAGATAACCGGCTCTTTGACAGCAGGGGCCCATGAACTGCATGCGGTCAAGTATAGCTGTAGTACCTGTCACCAGAACAGCGCTGGCAGTGGAGCGACCCATAATAACGGTAACATCACACTAGGATTTTCCATTTTCAATGGAGCATACAGTGGGGGAAGTTATGACGGTCAGTCCAGTGTGGCCTATGACAGTAGTGGTGGCACAGTGATAACGACAGTAGGCACTAAGACATGTAGTGCCTACTGCCATGGTTCAACCATGGCGCCTGACGGAGGCAGCAATACAACTCCTGTGTGGGACAATCCTTCTACTGCTGCCTGCGGCACATGCCATGGGACGACAGCGGATAACCCTCCGACTTTAGGCAGCCACCTAAAGCATGCGGGCTCTGCCAACGGAGGGCTGGCCCTTTCATGCACATTCTGCCATTACGGTTACGAGCCTCTCCATGTAAACAACCAAGCTGATTTCACCTTCGACACCGGGACATATCCTTGGCTTAGCGATGCTGTATACAGCGGCGACACGATTATGCTCAATATTTATGGTAGCTGCTCAAATGTATATTGTCACAGCAATGGGACAGGGGGCACAACAAACACTGGCGAGACAAGAAGCATTGCTGCCAACACCTCACCAGCCTGGGGAAGCGCTACATCATGCGGCAGTTGCCATGGCGGAGGAGATGCATCCGGACGGCCATCATATCCAAACGGCACACCAAAGGCCAACAGTCATAATGCCTCTGCTCACTCTTATATTAAATGCAATGCGTGTCATTGGCCCTTGACCGAGACCGGCAATACCATAAAGGATTCCACGAAACATGCAAATAAGCTGTATGATATCGGTAATAGTGCTGGCACTCTGAGTTACACTTATAACTCCGGCGGTGGATCATGTAGCAATATTGCCTGCCACGATGATGCAACCTGGGGAGGCCCGACACCTACCCATATTGCCTATAACGAATGTCTTTCCTGTCATAAGGGTGTCATGGACAGCAGGAGACAGATCGTTGACAGCAATGGAAACGGGACTGGCACGGGAGGAGATTTCAAAAAGACAACCCACCATATTACAACACCTGTTGCAGGACAGGTCACGGTGAAGAACCCGACGGCGACTACAGCCGGTACAGGTGGTTTTACCGACCCGGCCAATGCCTATGCTCTCGATAGCATTTATGCAACTTGCACTAGTGATGGCAATACCCAGTTGTATGAAAACTTTGGCGTTACGTTGCTTGGTGATGCACAGATTATAACTAAAGTAGAGATTGGCGTTACAGGATTTTATACCGCTGCTACAACGAGAACCTCGCAATTTATCATTCAGATTTCATGGGATGGGGGAACAACGTGGAGTGGCGAGGGGGTTGTTAATCTTCCAATAAATACCGCAACCACCCAATTCAAAGATTTCACATGGAGTACGACATGGAAAAACGCGAAATTGAGCAACTCAAACTTCAAGGTGAGAGTGCGGAATTACTTTACCTCTACCCCGGCTACCACGAATCATTTGGATTGGATACAGGTCAGGGTAACGTATAATTCCAGCACCGCTCCGATCACTAATACCGCCTGTCTGGTCTGTCACGATACCTTGCAGCACATGGGGGGTACAGTGAGGCTAAAGGATGCGGACACAGGTGCAATATATGCCTATGATCCCGCCAACCCGACAACCGCTGAGAATTTTTGCCTCAGCTGTCATGATACAAATGGTGCAAACGGCAATATGAGTCCTTTTGCAGACGGGTCAACAATCGGTGTTATTCCCTATAGGGCTAGCAAAGATGTAAAGGCCAGTTGGCAAAAGACTTACGGGCATAAGCAGCAGGGTCTTACCTGTCTTGGGAACGGAAATCCGACTACAGGTTGCCACTCAAACGGCCATGGCTCTGACAATGTGGGGCTCCTAAGTAAGAACCTGACTCTTCCCGCTCCAGGTACCTATTACAATCCGTTGACGGACGAAGGCCATTATGAGATGTGCTTTAGTTGCCATCAAAACTACCCGAGGATAACCAAGGAGGCCGTTTTGGGGTACAGGAGTGGTGGGCATTACGATACATGGGGCGATGGCCAACCCCCTTATAACATCACAGATATTAAAACGAATTTCAGAGATAGGTATGACGGAAGCGCAAAGAATTACGATGATGGAGGCTTCTGGACCGGATATTCTAATCTCCATTACTTCCATGCACAAGCTGGGACTTGGGCATACAGAGATTCGATTCAAAATTCAGGAATAACCTGCATTGCTTGTCACAACGTGCATGGCTCGAATACACAATCAGGATGGGTCTATGACGAGATGCAATACAATCGTTATACAGTCGGAGAGGACCAGTATGGCACCATGGATATACCTAATTATTCCAGCCTCAGAAACAGTCCTACAAATTGCTTATATAATTGTCATAGCATTCAGGGCAAGACGTATAATTGGTTTACTCCGGCCAATGAATAA
- a CDS encoding DEAD/DEAH box helicase — protein MTSDSEQQRGVAEYIRALKGSSRFGPQVVHHEELPETPAVFSELARPLPAALAEAFGQAGYRSIFSHQQQAIDLIRDGRDVIVATPTASGKSLIYNIPVMERLLTDPKAHALYLFPLKALAQDQLRWIDEFAHRLPSLGEHPALICDGDTSSYRRRKIRQQPPRILITNPDMLHLSMLGYHENWAALWQGLTHIIIDEVHTYRGVFGSHMAWVMRRLSRICDRFGAQPQFVLSSATVGNPGQLAYDLLSREVEVVSESGAPRGTRHFIFFNPLDSAAFAASQLLEAALKRGLRTIVYTQARKMTELIFIWTHERLGYLKEKLTSYRAGFLPEERREIEARLTSGDLLGVVSTSALELGIDIGSLDICILVGYPGTIMATWQRGGRVGRRQRDSLVVMVGQEDALDQYFMRNPRDFFDRGVESAVLNPGNVAIARRHLLCAAAEMPLKADEPILAEAAAREARAELVVDAELLTGSDGRTWYTGRKYPHRHVDIRGSGHSFVIRQAGGDGRELGRIDGPRCLKECHPGAIYLHRGETWLITNLDLDGHEVTAQRKSVNYFTRTMGSKETEILKVTAVAERQSVEPGFACRVSLGRVKVTDRVSGYQRRLVSGHQVIATVPLDLPPTVFETEGLWIEIPEGLQRRVEDERFHFMGGIHALEHAAIGIFPLLVLCDRNDVGGIAYPFHPQLGKPAVFIYDGHPGGVGLCREAFGKIGELLEKTRMVITSCPCETGCPSCVHSPKCGSGNRPIDKASARCLLEGLLSGGRESDFSKMRVEVDEQDKSLPSVPEPGSEGAQDEEAKALRITAHYGVFDLETQKSAAEVGGWHLAELMLVSVAVVYDSGLDDYLVFREGEVERLIAHLRTFDLVVGFNNKRFDNQVLSGYGCNDLASLPTVDILEQVQRRLGYRISLNSLAEHPLGVKKSADGLMALKWYKEGRIDKIIDYCRQDVQVTRDLFLFGLKNGYLLFKNKAGSTVRCPVDFSLNPGRK, from the coding sequence ATGACATCAGACTCAGAGCAGCAGAGAGGGGTTGCCGAATATATCCGGGCCTTGAAGGGTTCTTCCCGTTTTGGCCCTCAGGTGGTCCATCATGAGGAGCTTCCAGAGACGCCGGCCGTTTTCTCTGAGTTAGCCCGGCCGCTTCCCGCTGCCTTGGCTGAAGCCTTCGGGCAGGCAGGATACCGGAGTATTTTCAGCCACCAACAACAGGCGATTGACCTGATCCGGGATGGTCGGGACGTGATTGTCGCCACCCCCACGGCGAGCGGCAAGAGTCTCATCTATAACATCCCTGTGATGGAGCGGCTGCTCACCGATCCCAAGGCCCATGCCCTCTATCTCTTCCCGCTCAAGGCCCTGGCGCAAGACCAGCTGCGCTGGATCGACGAATTTGCCCACCGCTTGCCATCATTAGGGGAGCACCCGGCTTTGATCTGTGATGGTGATACCTCAAGTTACCGGCGTCGTAAGATCCGCCAACAGCCTCCCCGTATCCTGATCACCAATCCCGACATGCTCCATCTCTCCATGCTGGGGTATCATGAGAACTGGGCTGCTCTGTGGCAAGGTCTGACCCATATCATCATCGACGAGGTCCACACTTATCGGGGGGTCTTTGGCAGCCACATGGCTTGGGTGATGAGGCGGCTCTCCCGTATCTGCGATAGATTCGGAGCTCAGCCCCAATTCGTTCTCTCATCGGCCACCGTGGGCAACCCCGGCCAATTGGCCTATGACCTGTTGAGCCGGGAGGTCGAAGTGGTCAGCGAAAGCGGTGCGCCCCGAGGGACCCGGCACTTCATCTTTTTCAATCCGCTTGACTCTGCGGCCTTTGCCGCCAGCCAGCTCCTTGAGGCGGCGCTGAAGCGGGGGCTACGCACTATCGTTTATACTCAAGCCCGTAAGATGACCGAACTAATCTTCATCTGGACCCATGAGCGGCTGGGATACCTGAAGGAGAAGCTCACCTCGTATCGAGCCGGCTTTCTGCCCGAGGAACGGAGGGAGATCGAGGCCCGGTTGACCTCCGGTGATCTTTTGGGAGTGGTCTCCACCAGCGCCCTGGAACTCGGCATCGATATCGGCAGTCTCGACATTTGCATCTTGGTCGGCTATCCGGGGACGATCATGGCCACTTGGCAGCGCGGGGGCCGGGTGGGGCGGCGGCAACGGGACTCTTTGGTCGTGATGGTGGGGCAGGAAGACGCTTTGGATCAATACTTTATGCGTAACCCCCGCGATTTTTTTGACCGGGGGGTGGAGTCTGCGGTGTTGAACCCCGGAAACGTGGCGATTGCACGGCGGCATCTGCTCTGTGCCGCGGCCGAGATGCCGCTTAAGGCGGATGAGCCTATTTTAGCCGAGGCAGCGGCCCGGGAGGCGAGAGCGGAACTGGTGGTTGATGCCGAATTGTTGACGGGATCAGACGGCCGCACCTGGTACACTGGACGCAAGTACCCGCACCGCCATGTCGACATCAGGGGCAGCGGTCACTCCTTTGTTATTCGGCAGGCAGGTGGTGACGGTCGAGAACTGGGTCGCATTGATGGCCCCCGTTGTCTTAAGGAGTGTCACCCTGGCGCCATTTATCTGCACCGGGGCGAGACCTGGCTGATTACTAATCTCGATCTTGATGGGCATGAGGTGACGGCGCAACGCAAAAGTGTCAATTACTTCACTCGCACCATGGGCAGTAAGGAGACCGAGATCTTGAAAGTTACTGCGGTGGCGGAGCGGCAGTCGGTGGAGCCTGGCTTCGCCTGCCGGGTATCGCTTGGTCGGGTGAAAGTCACTGATCGGGTCAGCGGTTATCAGCGTCGTCTGGTCAGCGGCCACCAGGTGATTGCCACTGTTCCTCTTGACCTGCCGCCCACAGTCTTTGAGACCGAAGGTCTGTGGATTGAGATCCCTGAGGGGCTGCAACGGCGAGTCGAAGATGAGCGCTTCCACTTCATGGGCGGTATCCACGCCCTGGAGCACGCCGCCATTGGGATCTTTCCACTCTTGGTCCTTTGTGACCGTAACGACGTGGGCGGTATCGCCTATCCTTTTCATCCCCAGCTCGGCAAGCCCGCTGTCTTCATTTACGACGGTCATCCCGGTGGGGTGGGACTTTGTCGTGAGGCCTTTGGCAAAATCGGCGAACTGCTTGAGAAGACGCGGATGGTAATCACCTCCTGTCCTTGCGAAACCGGTTGTCCCTCCTGCGTCCATTCGCCCAAGTGCGGCTCGGGCAATCGGCCCATCGACAAGGCGTCAGCCCGGTGTCTGCTCGAAGGACTGCTTTCTGGTGGTCGGGAGTCAGATTTTTCCAAGATGAGAGTGGAGGTCGACGAACAGGATAAGAGTCTACCGTCGGTCCCTGAACCAGGGTCTGAAGGAGCACAGGATGAAGAGGCAAAGGCTTTGAGGATTACGGCGCATTACGGAGTCTTCGATCTCGAGACCCAGAAATCGGCTGCCGAGGTCGGGGGCTGGCACCTGGCCGAGCTGATGCTGGTGAGCGTGGCCGTGGTTTATGATTCCGGGCTTGATGATTATCTGGTCTTTCGAGAGGGGGAGGTGGAGAGGCTGATTGCCCATCTACGGACCTTCGATCTGGTGGTGGGCTTCAACAACAAGCGTTTTGACAATCAGGTGTTGTCCGGCTATGGCTGTAACGATCTGGCCAGTCTCCCCACTGTAGACATTTTGGAGCAGGTACAACGACGGCTTGGCTATCGGATCAGTCTGAACAGCCTGGCCGAACATCCCCTGGGAGTGAAAAAATCGGCCGACGGGCTCATGGCCCTGAAATGGTATAAGGAGGGTCGGATTGATAAGATCATCGATTATTGCCGCCAGGACGTCCAAGTGACTCGTGACCTCTTCCTCTTTGGTCTCAAGAATGGCTACCTGCTCTTCAAAAATAAGGCGGGCAGCACTGTTCGTTGCCCAGTGGATTTCTCCCTGAATCCGGGACGGAAGTGA